In Candidatus Buchananbacteria bacterium, the DNA window AGGCGGTGGTATTAAAAGTTATCCGTTAAATGACGCGCTGTTAAAAGTTTGGTTGGCAAAGGCGGCTGGGAATTTTGACGAAGGGGTTATTAATTCGGTTAGCGTCATTTATTACTGCTTATTATTGGCAATATTTTATGTAGCGCTGGGTAGCGTCGTGCCTCGCTTGGTTCGATTGGTGGCAACTTATGCGCTCAGCGGCGTACCGCTGTTATATTTCCACTCTCAGGTCGCTTACGCCGACTTATATTATTCAATATTTTTATTTGTCAGCCTGCTGTCATTATTTTATTTTTTGTCCAACAATGGGTTGTCGTTTTTCTACTTGTCGGGCATTATGGCGGCTTTTGCAATCTGGACTAAAAATGAGGGTTTGACTATTTTGTTGCCGGTGCTCCTGCTTATTTCTATGGGTTTGTGGTTTTCCAAAAAGGTTAAAACTAAGGATTTCTTGCTGCATTGGTTTTTTGCGGCATTAACGATTTTTCCCTGGCTGGCCTTTAGGATAATAAACCGGCTTGATATTTTGAGTGGCGATTCTAGCAGTTTTAAGCTAGTTTATAATGGTCAATTTGTTACTGAAGTAATGTCCTCAATTTTTTTGCGCAGTCATTTTAATCTGCTGTTTGTACTATTTTTCGTTTTAATGTTATTGAAAATAAAAGATGTTTATCGCGATCAAGCATTACGGTTTTTGTTTGCGGTCATTACAACATTATTTTTGATCTATAACGGCATTATTATTTTTACTGATAAGGCATATGATTTGAGCGCGGCCACTCGCGTCAATTTACATTTGGTACCATTAATAGTTGCGGCGTTGGCATTCTACTATCATAAGTTTTTTGGTAGAATAAAATTATGACATCAAGAAAATTACACAATCATAAGGCTTGGATTATTTCGGTTGATATGGGGTATGGACACCAGCGCGCCGCCGCGCCATTGCGACACTTGGCGCAAAACGGTAGAATTGTGACTTGCAATACCTATCCGGGCATTCCGACCAAAGATCGGCGAATCTGGCAGGAGAGCCGCAAGTTTTATGAATTTATTTCCCGGTTTAAACAGGTGCCGGTGCTAGGCAGTAAAGCCTGGCAAGTGTATGACAGCCTGCAAAAAATTCCTAATTTTTATCCCAAACGTGATCTTTCTAAAATGAGTTTTCAGGTCAAAAAAATTTATGACCTGATTGAAAATGAAAATTGGGGCAAGCATCTTATTGATCAGCTGGCTAAAAAACCGCTGCCGCTTGTAACAACTTTTTTTGTTCCGGCGTTTATGGCGGAAGCTTTTAATTATCCCGGTGATATTTATTGTTTGACGACTGATACTGACATTAATCGCGCCTGGGCGCCCAAACATCCGGCGTCAAGCCGCATCAATTATTTTGCTCCGAATTATCGCGTGGTAGAGCGCTTGAAGTTGTATGGAGTACGCTCAGAACAGATTTTTTTAACAGGATTTCCGCTGCCGCTGGAGAATATCGGTAACGATAAATTAGATGTCTTAAAGGCAGATTTGACAAAGCGATTGGTTAATTTAGATCCAAAGAAAAATTATTACAATTTATATCATGAAGTTGTTAAAAAATATTTAGGTATCAAAAAATTGCCGGCTAAAAGCGGCCATCGCTTAACGTTGATGTTTGCGGTTGGCGGCGCGGGAGCGCAGCGAGAAATCGGCGCCCAAATTATTACCAGTTTACGAAATGAGGTTATAACCAAAAAAATCAGGCTGGTGTTGGTTGCCGGAATACATAACAATGTCAGTAACTTTTTTAAGGCGGCAGCAACAAAGTGTGGTTTAAAACATGAGATTGGCCAGGGCGTTGAGATTATTTATGACAATACTAAAGATGGCTATTTTCGAAAGTTTAACAAAGCGTTGCGAACGACTGATATTCTTTGGACTAAGCCGTCGGAGCTGAGTTTCTATGTCGGTTTGGGCGTTCCGATTA includes these proteins:
- a CDS encoding glycosyltransferase family 39 protein; protein product: MWFKIIMALLLVWPRGYLLIYLIDRTKSFSFGFKFFVGWLLGLAGFTLDIFAALVFGGQTLNWPVLLLSATSQIVGFGFMIFLFEKKIPLPHLGALKPFVLNQINIIRSFSGIEKTVLLLLVLTLLLRVGASVWQTALIPTYDFDAWNNWNLRAKVIYTESVIPLDPANPFYLGGGIKSYPLNDALLKVWLAKAAGNFDEGVINSVSVIYYCLLLAIFYVALGSVVPRLVRLVATYALSGVPLLYFHSQVAYADLYYSIFLFVSLLSLFYFLSNNGLSFFYLSGIMAAFAIWTKNEGLTILLPVLLLISMGLWFSKKVKTKDFLLHWFFAALTIFPWLAFRIINRLDILSGDSSSFKLVYNGQFVTEVMSSIFLRSHFNLLFVLFFVLMLLKIKDVYRDQALRFLFAVITTLFLIYNGIIIFTDKAYDLSAATRVNLHLVPLIVAALAFYYHKFFGRIKL